A portion of the candidate division WOR-3 bacterium genome contains these proteins:
- the panB gene encoding 3-methyl-2-oxobutanoate hydroxymethyltransferase, translating into MITTETIIQMKKKKEKIACLTAYDYPTAKILDEAGIEIILVGDSAANVVAGEKNTLPITMSDMLYHTKVVARAVKNALVITDMPFLSYQCSIDETVKNAGSFLKMGAAGVKIEGAGPILKTIERLVQLGIPVMGHLGLTPQSIHKFGGYKLRGKTKKEAGQIIKDAKQLESAGCFAIVLEKVPMQLAKRITKMLKIPTIGIGAGPYCDGQILVLHDMLGFYEDFKPKFVKRYANVGFEIKKAVLTYINEVKVGIYPDKEHSFE; encoded by the coding sequence ATGATTACTACAGAAACAATTATCCAGATGAAAAAGAAGAAAGAAAAGATTGCCTGTCTAACTGCCTATGATTATCCTACTGCAAAAATACTTGATGAGGCAGGGATTGAAATAATTCTGGTCGGCGATTCTGCAGCAAATGTCGTTGCCGGGGAAAAAAATACCCTACCGATAACAATGTCTGATATGCTCTATCATACAAAGGTCGTTGCCCGTGCCGTTAAAAATGCGCTGGTGATTACAGATATGCCATTTTTATCATACCAGTGTAGCATAGACGAGACAGTGAAGAATGCTGGAAGTTTTTTGAAAATGGGTGCAGCAGGTGTTAAGATTGAAGGTGCGGGTCCAATTTTGAAGACGATTGAAAGACTTGTGCAACTCGGCATTCCAGTAATGGGACATCTTGGCCTGACACCCCAGTCAATCCATAAATTCGGTGGTTATAAATTGCGCGGAAAAACAAAAAAGGAGGCTGGACAGATAATAAAGGATGCTAAACAACTTGAATCTGCAGGGTGTTTTGCAATAGTCCTTGAAAAAGTTCCTATGCAACTTGCAAAGAGAATCACTAAAATGTTGAAGATTCCCACGATCGGCATCGGCGCTGGTCCATATTGTGATGGGCAGATACTTGTATTGCACGATATGCTTGGTTTTTATGAAGATTTTAAACCAAAGTTCGTTAAACGATATGCAAATGTTGGATTTGAGATAAAAAAGGCCGTGCTGACCTATATAAATGAAGTAAAAGTTGGCATATATCCTGATAAAGAGCATTCTTTTGAATAG
- the folK gene encoding 2-amino-4-hydroxy-6-hydroxymethyldihydropteridine diphosphokinase — MERVYLLLGTNLGKLKENLMNAVDELSKNGIKILKKSKIYKTKPWGKKDQPDFLNMAVEAETDFTPEELLQKIKEIEKKLKREKTEKWGPRIIDIDIIFYGNRIVNEPDLKIPHPYFFERNFAIIPMADIAPNFIPPAQNKSIKEMKAGVKNEGIEIYCD, encoded by the coding sequence ATGGAAAGGGTTTATCTCCTTTTAGGCACAAATCTTGGCAAATTAAAAGAAAATTTAATGAATGCAGTTGATGAATTATCAAAAAATGGTATAAAAATTCTAAAGAAATCAAAAATCTATAAAACCAAACCATGGGGAAAAAAAGACCAGCCTGATTTTCTGAATATGGCAGTTGAAGCAGAGACCGATTTTACTCCAGAAGAATTATTACAAAAAATCAAAGAGATAGAAAAGAAATTGAAAAGAGAAAAAACTGAAAAATGGGGACCGCGAATAATTGATATTGATATTATCTTTTATGGAAATCGCATTGTCAACGAACCTGATTTAAAAATTCCCCATCCATATTTTTTTGAACGTAATTTCGCAATCATTCCAATGGCAGATATTGCCCCGAATTTCATACCCCCTGCCCAAAATAAAAGCATTAAAGAAATGAAAGCAGGAGTAAAGAATGAGGGAATTGAGATATATTGCGATTGA
- a CDS encoding deoxynucleoside kinase: MRELRYIAIEGVIGAGKTTLAKGLANKFHAGLILEEFDDNPFLAKFYSNPSYYAFHTQLYFLMSRYRQQRKINQMDLFHSRLISDYLFAKDRIFAEVNLTEDEFSLYDKIYSLIEKEIPRPDVVVYLQSTPDLLYKRIKQRDRPYERNIEYEYLVKLCEAYNSFFIHYNTSLLLIVNIKGFDFLTSTDLDLIYREIIQLKTPRKIISKE; this comes from the coding sequence ATGAGGGAATTGAGATATATTGCGATTGAAGGCGTAATCGGGGCAGGCAAGACTACCCTTGCCAAAGGTTTAGCAAATAAGTTCCATGCCGGATTGATTCTTGAAGAATTTGATGATAATCCGTTTTTGGCAAAATTCTATTCCAACCCGAGTTATTATGCATTCCATACGCAGTTATATTTTCTTATGTCCAGATACCGTCAGCAGAGAAAAATCAACCAGATGGACCTCTTCCATTCACGGCTGATCAGCGATTATCTATTTGCCAAGGATCGCATCTTTGCCGAAGTCAATCTGACCGAAGATGAATTCTCATTATACGATAAAATCTATTCGCTCATTGAAAAAGAGATCCCCAGGCCGGATGTGGTGGTCTATCTCCAGTCTACCCCTGATTTATTGTATAAAAGGATAAAACAGCGTGACCGCCCATACGAACGGAATATTGAATATGAGTATCTTGTAAAACTATGCGAGGCGTATAATTCATTTTTTATACACTACAACACGAGCCTTCTTTTGATTGTCAACATCAAGGGCTTTGACTTTTTAACGAGCACGGACCTTGATTTGATTTATCGCGAAATCATACAATTGAAGACACCGCGAAAAATTATATCAAAAGAATGA
- a CDS encoding L-rhamnose isomerase, with translation MKNKIIEQYRYAQERYQKFGIDTEQVIKKLARISLSIHCWQGDDVKGFEMQGSPLSGGIQVTGNYPGRARNILELRQDLAMALSLIPGRHRINLHAIYGDFGNKKVERNEIGIEHFQSWVDWAKERKLGLDFNATLFSHPLSEDGFTLSSKNKKIRDFWIEHVRRSREIAAYFGRELKMPSVHNLWIPDGMKDICVDRIGYRSLLKDSLDKIYSKKYPEKFLRDSLEPKLFGIGSESFVTGSFEFYLSYALKNDLMLCLDLGHFHPTESIADKISSLLLFIKGILLHISRGVRWDSDHIPLFDDTLRELFSEIIRCDALSRIYIGLDYFDATLNRIGAWVLGARSVQKALLYAMLEPIKMLKKFEERKDYISRLGIYEALKTLPFSAVWDYFCFISNVPLDPDWLGAIKKYEQNILSKRKD, from the coding sequence ATGAAGAATAAGATCATTGAACAATATAGATATGCACAGGAAAGGTATCAAAAATTTGGGATTGATACCGAGCAGGTAATAAAAAAACTTGCGCGGATAAGCCTTTCAATCCATTGCTGGCAGGGTGATGATGTAAAGGGATTTGAAATGCAGGGTTCACCACTTTCGGGCGGGATACAGGTCACGGGAAATTATCCAGGCAGGGCAAGGAATATTTTAGAATTGCGCCAGGATTTAGCAATGGCACTCTCTTTAATCCCGGGCAGACACCGCATCAATCTCCATGCGATATATGGTGATTTTGGGAACAAAAAGGTTGAGCGGAATGAGATCGGCATTGAGCATTTTCAATCCTGGGTTGACTGGGCAAAAGAAAGAAAATTAGGGCTTGATTTCAATGCTACACTATTTTCTCATCCTTTGTCTGAAGATGGATTTACCTTGAGCAGTAAAAATAAAAAGATAAGGGATTTTTGGATTGAGCATGTCCGCCGCTCGCGGGAGATCGCAGCCTATTTTGGCAGGGAATTAAAAATGCCCTCGGTCCATAATCTCTGGATACCTGATGGAATGAAGGACATCTGTGTTGACCGTATCGGTTATCGGAGTCTGCTCAAAGATTCCCTTGATAAAATATATTCAAAAAAATATCCAGAAAAATTTTTAAGAGATTCCCTGGAGCCAAAACTCTTCGGAATCGGAAGCGAATCATTTGTTACGGGTTCATTTGAATTTTATCTGAGTTATGCCTTAAAGAATGATTTAATGCTCTGTCTTGACCTCGGACATTTTCATCCAACTGAATCTATTGCGGATAAAATATCATCTCTGCTTTTATTTATCAAAGGCATTCTGCTTCACATCAGCCGGGGTGTGCGCTGGGACAGCGACCATATACCACTATTTGATGATACACTCAGAGAGTTATTTTCAGAAATCATAAGGTGCGATGCACTTTCAAGAATTTATATCGGGCTTGATTATTTTGATGCAACCCTCAACCGTATCGGCGCCTGGGTCCTGGGTGCGCGTTCAGTCCAGAAGGCACTATTATACGCCATGCTTGAACCGATAAAGATGTTAAAGAAATTTGAAGAAAGAAAAGATTATATCTCCAGGCTCGGTATTTATGAAGCGTTAAAGACACTGCCTTTCAGTGCAGTCTGGGATTATTTCTGTTTTATCTCCAATGTCCCACTTGACCCGGACTGGCTTGGCGCAATAAAAAAATACGAGCAGAATATTTTGAGCAAGCGAAAGGACTAA
- a CDS encoding Omp28-related outer membrane protein, with translation MVVEMHYDNEYPLYSPEARARLYNFYTPPWYSNGWWYISPWLWYDGNKHGTNVYPTWRTKILNAMTRPAPFTCSMWGIYNQNTGSGIVYAKFRNDSTITFSGRIRFVLTEDSVYFAAPNGDNWHNHVARDYLPDTGGTAVTINPGDSVIVSRNFTIQPDWNVNKCEIVTWIQCDTMLPDSTKEIWQAGIVKVTDLTGIGEMISQKPTSTEVIPIPNPCVDHTTFIFNQGIGEPYCISIFDITGKKLREFKGIAAKNEIKIVEWDLKDKAGKKVNPGIYFYIFTTFSKITSGKIVIR, from the coding sequence GTGGTCGTTGAGATGCATTATGACAATGAATATCCCCTTTATTCGCCAGAAGCAAGGGCACGCCTTTATAATTTTTACACGCCACCCTGGTATTCAAATGGTTGGTGGTATATTAGCCCATGGCTATGGTATGACGGAAATAAACATGGCACGAATGTTTATCCCACCTGGCGCACAAAAATTTTGAATGCCATGACCCGGCCGGCTCCGTTTACCTGCTCAATGTGGGGAATTTACAATCAGAATACTGGCAGTGGGATTGTCTATGCGAAATTTCGCAATGATTCAACAATAACCTTCAGCGGCAGAATTCGTTTTGTTTTGACTGAAGACAGCGTCTATTTTGCCGCACCCAATGGCGATAACTGGCATAACCATGTAGCAAGGGATTATTTGCCGGATACTGGTGGAACAGCAGTCACAATTAATCCTGGTGATTCGGTAATCGTGAGCCGGAATTTTACAATCCAACCAGATTGGAATGTAAATAAGTGCGAAATCGTTACCTGGATTCAGTGTGATACAATGCTTCCTGATTCTACAAAAGAGATCTGGCAGGCCGGGATCGTCAAGGTAACAGATTTAACGGGTATAGGAGAGATGATTTCTCAAAAGCCAACCAGCACAGAAGTTATTCCCATTCCTAACCCGTGCGTTGATCATACCACATTCATTTTCAACCAGGGCATAGGAGAACCCTACTGCATTTCAATCTTTGATATCACCGGCAAAAAATTGCGTGAATTCAAGGGAATTGCGGCAAAAAATGAGATCAAAATCGTTGAATGGGATTTAAAAGACAAGGCTGGGAAGAAAGTAAATCCCGGGATTTATTTTTATATATTCACCACTTTTAGTAAAATCACTTCAGGGAAAATTGTAATTAGATAG
- a CDS encoding SBBP repeat-containing protein encodes MMNLSFFAFIFFITSTGVMSGFNSVIQEPIYFIANKGQWDEKVKFIATINGAKYWFMNDGFICQTLVVNSDEKIDNPKEFFPNRQNALRRPEIKSIKWTLENVSKEVQIIGLDTMPHYSNYFIGNKPEKWRTEVPHFKAIFYSGIYPDIDLKFYACADNIKYDFIVKPGADPSSISIRYSEIGALNVSEDGKSVIVANGNLHNEFDLLVYQVRGGKKIEIDGRFKISNKNSLGFEIGEYDKSLPLIIDPRVSIIYSTYLGGSSYESGNDVVVDTLGCAYVTGYTLSTNFPLQNPYQNNNAGGFDVFVSKFSYNGNQLLYSTYLGGTDEDVTYGIAIDSLGNIYIAGRTSSTNFPVINYYQQYYGGGLYDAFVTKISASGTQLLFSTYLGGSGDDQAMDIAVDPNSHCYVVGKTSSTNFPLRNPLQPNYGGGYFDCFITKFLPSGNQLAFSTYLGGSVLDEGWGLALDSANNIYTVGYTSSPDFPVQDPFQPNPAGANDGFVTKLSAAGNALIYSTYFGGELYDYCQAVCVDRFGHAYVTGGTESDNFPIYNPYQNIHYGVDAFVSKFSVNGTNLVFSTFLGGTSYEYGQDIAVDSYQCVYVTGYTGSGNFPLRNAFQNFYGGGYYDGFITKFVFAGNQLSYSSYLGGNSDDVPYGLAIDQSGCAYVTGNTLSSNFPVMNPFQGIINGPADAFLTKLSMDNTGYMEMPAVKMPVLFNIQPSIVYDIINMEIKIPQSDKLVISVLDVNGGKITEICPQNINPDRMTISWSAKDLPAGIYFIKIDIGRDYSGVRKFVKLNN; translated from the coding sequence ATGATGAATCTATCGTTCTTTGCTTTTATCTTTTTTATAACATCCACTGGAGTTATGTCTGGTTTCAATTCTGTAATTCAGGAGCCAATTTATTTTATTGCCAATAAGGGACAATGGGATGAAAAGGTGAAATTTATAGCCACTATCAATGGTGCTAAATACTGGTTTATGAATGATGGATTTATCTGTCAGACACTTGTGGTGAACAGTGATGAGAAAATAGATAATCCTAAAGAATTTTTTCCCAACAGACAAAATGCATTGCGTCGCCCAGAGATTAAATCAATTAAATGGACGTTAGAGAATGTATCAAAAGAAGTTCAAATTATTGGTTTGGATACCATGCCTCATTATTCAAATTATTTCATTGGTAATAAGCCGGAAAAATGGAGGACAGAAGTTCCTCATTTCAAAGCCATTTTTTATTCGGGTATTTATCCTGATATTGATCTAAAATTTTATGCGTGCGCTGATAATATTAAATACGATTTTATAGTCAAACCCGGTGCCGACCCTTCCAGTATTAGCATTCGATATAGTGAAATTGGGGCATTGAATGTATCAGAAGATGGGAAGTCAGTGATAGTCGCCAATGGAAATTTGCACAATGAGTTTGATTTACTTGTATATCAGGTTAGAGGTGGAAAAAAGATTGAGATAGATGGGCGGTTTAAGATTTCAAATAAAAATTCGTTAGGATTTGAAATTGGCGAATATGACAAAAGCCTGCCGTTAATTATCGACCCCAGGGTTTCTATTATCTACAGCACCTATCTCGGCGGTTCTTCTTATGAAAGTGGTAATGATGTGGTTGTAGATACCCTGGGCTGTGCTTATGTGACAGGCTATACCTTATCCACAAACTTTCCCCTGCAAAATCCATACCAGAATAATAATGCCGGTGGTTTTGATGTCTTTGTGAGTAAATTTTCTTACAATGGGAATCAATTGCTTTATAGCACCTATTTGGGTGGGACGGATGAAGATGTAACTTATGGAATTGCTATTGATAGCCTCGGAAATATCTATATTGCTGGCCGAACATCTTCAACCAATTTTCCGGTGATAAATTATTATCAGCAGTATTATGGAGGTGGTTTATATGATGCTTTCGTCACGAAAATTAGCGCCAGTGGTACCCAGCTTTTATTCAGCACCTATCTTGGTGGGTCAGGTGATGACCAGGCAATGGATATTGCTGTTGATCCGAATAGTCATTGTTATGTCGTAGGTAAAACTTCTTCTACCAATTTCCCTTTACGAAATCCTCTACAACCCAACTATGGTGGAGGTTATTTTGACTGTTTTATAACAAAATTTTTACCTTCAGGAAATCAACTTGCCTTCAGCACCTATTTAGGGGGCTCGGTTCTGGATGAAGGTTGGGGTCTGGCATTGGACAGTGCTAATAATATTTATACGGTTGGTTATACTTCTTCGCCTGATTTCCCTGTTCAGGATCCATTTCAGCCCAATCCGGCCGGTGCAAATGATGGCTTTGTAACCAAATTATCAGCGGCGGGGAATGCGCTCATTTATAGTACATATTTTGGGGGTGAATTATACGACTATTGTCAGGCAGTATGTGTTGATAGATTTGGTCATGCCTATGTGACTGGCGGCACTGAATCTGACAATTTCCCCATTTATAATCCGTATCAAAATATTCACTATGGGGTTGACGCCTTTGTATCAAAATTCAGTGTTAATGGAACAAATTTAGTTTTCAGTACTTTTTTAGGTGGCACGAGTTATGAATATGGACAGGACATCGCCGTGGACTCATATCAATGTGTTTATGTAACCGGATATACTGGTTCAGGAAATTTCCCCTTGAGAAATGCATTCCAGAATTTTTATGGTGGTGGTTATTATGATGGATTTATTACAAAATTTGTTTTTGCCGGTAATCAATTGAGTTATAGTTCCTATCTTGGTGGTAATAGCGATGATGTGCCGTATGGACTAGCCATTGACCAGAGTGGTTGTGCGTATGTAACCGGTAATACTCTATCATCTAATTTCCCAGTTATGAATCCTTTTCAGGGAATCATAAATGGTCCGGCCGATGCATTTTTGACTAAATTGAGTATGGATAATACCGGTTATATGGAAATGCCCGCAGTAAAAATGCCGGTTTTATTTAATATCCAGCCCAGCATTGTTTATGACATTATCAATATGGAGATAAAAATACCCCAATCCGATAAATTAGTAATTTCAGTATTGGATGTCAATGGCGGTAAAATTACCGAAATTTGTCCGCAAAATATTAATCCGGACAGGATGACAATATCCTGGAGTGCAAAAGACCTGCCAGCAGGCATATATTTCATTAAGATTGATATCGGAAGGGATTATTCAGGGGTGCGTAAATTTGTTAAATTGAATAACTGA
- a CDS encoding rhamnulokinase family protein, which yields MPDTYLGIDLGAGSGRVIAGILDQKDRLTIKELYRFPNEPVQLSDGLHWDMENLYREILKGLSICAREITERPTSIGIDTWGVDFGLFDKNGNLLAPPFSYRDSRTRGMIEKFTKKISKKEIYQRTGIQFMEINTLYQLYVMKVNKSPLLKNASTLLFIPDILNYFLTGEKFSEFTFATTSQIYNINKNEWDEKIIEAIGVNSIIFPEVIEPGNKIGSIKNAVSSMTGLKDTLVIAVASHDTASAIAAVPATNKDFIYISSGTWSLFGIEVEKPLINDTAYHYNFTNEGGVERKICLLKNIFGLGILHNCKKEWDRDKIYSYEELIALAKSAEGFRSLIDTNDPRFLYSNNLTQEIISFCKETGQKIPENIGEFVRCILESLAFAYRRVLKQVQEIHNADYPALHIIGGGALNSLLCQFTADATGLTVYAGPVEATAIGNLLVQARAKGRIKSLEQLRAIVRDSFAIKVYDPAEKEKWDRYEEKYQKISEKNRKGE from the coding sequence ATGCCTGATACATATCTCGGTATTGACCTTGGTGCCGGTAGTGGCAGGGTAATTGCGGGGATACTTGACCAAAAAGACCGATTAACAATAAAAGAACTGTATCGCTTTCCCAATGAGCCTGTTCAGCTCTCAGATGGCTTGCACTGGGATATGGAAAATCTTTATCGTGAAATCTTAAAAGGTCTGTCCATCTGCGCGAGGGAGATAACCGAAAGACCGACATCAATCGGGATTGATACCTGGGGTGTTGATTTTGGGCTATTTGATAAAAATGGCAATCTGCTTGCACCGCCATTCTCATATCGCGACTCGCGCACCAGAGGAATGATTGAAAAATTCACAAAAAAGATCTCTAAAAAAGAGATTTATCAACGCACCGGAATTCAGTTTATGGAGATAAATACCCTGTATCAACTCTATGTAATGAAGGTAAACAAAAGTCCCCTGCTCAAAAATGCATCAACACTTCTATTCATACCCGATATATTAAATTATTTTTTAACCGGAGAAAAATTTTCTGAATTCACCTTTGCGACGACCTCCCAGATTTATAATATCAATAAAAACGAATGGGACGAAAAAATCATTGAGGCGATTGGAGTGAACTCTATAATATTTCCCGAGGTCATTGAGCCCGGCAACAAGATCGGCAGTATAAAGAATGCTGTATCATCAATGACCGGATTGAAGGATACCCTGGTGATTGCCGTTGCCTCACATGACACTGCCTCTGCGATTGCCGCAGTCCCGGCAACAAATAAAGATTTTATCTACATCAGCTCTGGCACCTGGTCATTATTCGGAATAGAGGTTGAAAAGCCATTAATAAATGATACAGCCTATCATTATAATTTTACCAATGAAGGTGGTGTAGAAAGAAAGATATGCCTTTTAAAGAATATATTCGGGCTCGGGATATTGCATAATTGCAAAAAGGAATGGGACAGGGATAAAATTTATTCTTATGAAGAACTGATTGCATTGGCAAAGAGCGCAGAAGGATTTCGTTCCTTGATTGATACCAATGATCCAAGATTTCTATATAGTAATAATTTAACCCAGGAGATAATCTCGTTTTGTAAAGAGACCGGTCAGAAAATTCCTGAAAATATCGGCGAGTTTGTGCGTTGTATTCTGGAGAGTCTTGCCTTTGCATATCGGAGAGTGTTGAAACAAGTCCAGGAAATACATAATGCGGATTATCCTGCTCTGCACATAATCGGTGGTGGTGCCTTGAATTCTCTGCTCTGCCAGTTCACTGCAGATGCTACGGGACTAACCGTATATGCGGGTCCAGTTGAGGCAACTGCTATTGGTAATCTTCTGGTCCAGGCAAGGGCAAAAGGTAGAATAAAATCTCTGGAGCAATTGCGTGCGATTGTCAGGGATTCGTTTGCAATCAAAGTTTATGATCCCGCGGAAAAAGAAAAATGGGATAGATATGAAGAAAAATATCAAAAGATCTCAGAAAAAAATCGCAAAGGAGAATAG
- a CDS encoding glycosyltransferase family 39 protein produces the protein MARRKDTFLWIFLVIYTILSLLLFDPKLFTGGDNAVYVNLAESITTGKGYKNIYLPDELPHTQYPPGFPLLLSIPFIIFGKNILIFKIVIFLTGLGAFVFFYLITRKIFNENFMILIFFYLSVPIFIIYNHWILSEIPFLFFSLGALYFLLKFFNKKTFLNFLIASLFAIYAFFIRTAGISLILGFLLFLIIKKEYKYFIIFLALFLLFFIPWEVRNAGIPDNTGYLRQLLAKNPYQMELGTIGTSDFIMRIWDNFILYTFTILPATLLPILHSQGLSFILGLIFIVFLIIGFITRLRNFNIIETYFIFGIGVLLAWPRVWSSDRFLLPLMPVILIYIYYGFIWLQDKLKIKYFVSVVSGLIIILNIIWMISQSKTSINYNLDYIKGNKYAGYPLDWRRYFETLEYIRKNIPEEKIIMARKPEFVYLLSKHKSFCYPFTTNKNEIKESIKKADYIIFDSFQWTGTTMRYLLPFIQEHPESFEIIYKTSYPEFFLLRVKKENF, from the coding sequence ATGGCACGAAGAAAAGATACTTTCCTTTGGATATTTTTGGTGATTTATACCATTTTATCACTTCTTCTTTTTGACCCCAAATTATTCACCGGCGGTGATAATGCTGTTTATGTAAATCTTGCTGAATCTATTACTACGGGAAAAGGATATAAAAATATATATTTGCCAGATGAATTACCACATACTCAATATCCACCAGGTTTCCCCCTGCTATTATCAATCCCGTTTATCATTTTTGGTAAGAATATTTTGATATTTAAAATAGTTATCTTTCTAACTGGACTGGGTGCATTTGTATTCTTTTATCTGATCACCAGAAAAATCTTCAATGAAAATTTTATGATTCTAATTTTTTTCTACCTCTCAGTCCCGATATTTATAATATACAACCACTGGATTCTTTCTGAAATTCCATTTCTGTTTTTCTCACTTGGTGCCTTATATTTTCTGTTGAAATTTTTTAATAAAAAAACTTTTTTAAATTTTTTGATTGCTTCATTATTTGCGATCTATGCCTTTTTCATAAGAACCGCAGGCATTTCATTGATTCTCGGTTTCTTGCTGTTTTTGATAATAAAAAAAGAATACAAATATTTTATAATATTTTTAGCATTATTTTTGCTTTTCTTTATTCCCTGGGAAGTTAGAAATGCAGGGATACCTGATAATACGGGTTATTTAAGACAACTGCTTGCAAAAAATCCTTATCAAATGGAACTTGGCACGATAGGAACTTCTGATTTCATTATGCGGATATGGGATAATTTTATCCTATACACCTTTACCATACTCCCTGCAACCCTTCTGCCAATACTACATTCTCAGGGATTGTCTTTCATTCTGGGGCTGATATTTATCGTGTTTTTGATAATTGGATTTATTACAAGATTAAGAAATTTTAACATTATTGAGACATATTTTATCTTTGGTATAGGGGTATTACTTGCCTGGCCCAGGGTATGGTCATCAGATAGATTTCTACTACCTTTGATGCCGGTGATATTAATCTACATATATTATGGTTTTATCTGGCTTCAGGATAAATTGAAAATTAAATATTTCGTATCTGTGGTATCTGGGTTGATAATTATTCTAAATATAATCTGGATGATTTCGCAGTCAAAGACATCAATTAATTACAATTTAGACTACATAAAAGGGAATAAATATGCAGGTTATCCTTTGGATTGGCGCCGTTATTTTGAGACACTTGAATACATAAGAAAAAACATTCCGGAAGAAAAAATAATAATGGCACGTAAGCCTGAGTTTGTCTATCTGCTTTCAAAACATAAATCATTTTGTTATCCATTTACTACAAATAAAAATGAAATAAAAGAATCAATAAAGAAAGCGGATTATATAATTTTTGATAGTTTCCAGTGGACCGGCACCACCATGCGTTATTTATTGCCTTTTATACAGGAGCATCCTGAGAGTTTTGAAATTATCTACAAAACCAGTTATCCCGAATTTTTCCTGTTAAGGGTAAAGAAAGAAAATTTTTAA
- the queF gene encoding preQ(1) synthase, translated as MQNYTKKHAIAGLKAELPKLDILPNQFKNYKITIIIPEYSSVCPKTGLPDTGTITIEYEPNKYFVELKSLKMYILAYRNLGIFYENAVNRIFQDFVKAVKPRWAIVRGEFNPRGGIKTIVEIKTKNLH; from the coding sequence ATGCAAAATTACACAAAAAAACATGCCATTGCTGGATTAAAGGCAGAATTGCCCAAACTTGATATTCTCCCCAATCAATTTAAGAATTATAAGATAACAATAATTATCCCTGAGTATTCTTCAGTCTGCCCCAAAACTGGACTACCTGATACGGGAACGATCACAATAGAATATGAACCGAATAAATATTTTGTAGAATTAAAATCACTAAAAATGTATATCCTTGCTTATAGAAATTTAGGGATTTTTTATGAGAATGCGGTGAACAGAATCTTCCAGGATTTTGTTAAGGCGGTAAAGCCACGCTGGGCAATTGTGCGCGGTGAATTCAATCCCAGGGGTGGCATTAAAACAATCGTTGAAATAAAGACTAAAAACCTGCATTAA
- the rhaD gene encoding rhamnulose-1-phosphate aldolase, whose translation MFLEVPELKKIIYQLGEVGTFLWQKGWAERNAGNLSVDVTELLHNRIKSLKKSKKLPFPVPDPILGNRFYLVTATGARLRDIKKYPSDNILLVMIDRKLNGYYILNENKTDRPSTSEFISHLLIYAFLLKNKSDKKAILHTHPNHIIALTHIKEYANEKNFNKLVWSIHPEVKVVIPEGVGFVPYKCPGTEELGKETIKRLKNHRIVVWEKHGCVAIGKDIFEAFDLIDTVNKSCEIFFICKNAGFEPEGLSEKQIKELIKRFNLKDYA comes from the coding sequence TTGTTTTTGGAAGTTCCTGAATTGAAAAAGATAATTTATCAACTCGGCGAAGTGGGTACATTTCTCTGGCAAAAGGGCTGGGCAGAGCGCAATGCCGGCAATCTCTCAGTTGATGTCACTGAATTGTTGCATAATAGAATCAAATCTTTAAAAAAAAGCAAAAAACTCCCATTTCCTGTTCCTGACCCGATTTTAGGAAACCGCTTTTATCTCGTCACTGCTACCGGTGCACGGCTACGCGATATAAAAAAATATCCATCTGATAATATACTACTGGTGATGATTGATAGGAAACTTAATGGCTACTATATCTTGAATGAAAATAAAACCGATAGGCCTTCTACATCCGAATTTATCAGCCACCTTTTGATTTATGCCTTTTTATTAAAAAACAAAAGTGATAAAAAGGCAATTCTCCATACCCATCCCAATCATATCATTGCCCTGACCCATATAAAGGAATATGCAAATGAGAAAAATTTCAACAAGCTTGTCTGGTCTATCCATCCTGAGGTAAAGGTGGTCATTCCTGAAGGCGTAGGGTTTGTGCCTTATAAATGCCCGGGCACAGAAGAACTTGGCAAAGAGACAATAAAGAGATTGAAGAATCACCGGATTGTGGTCTGGGAAAAGCATGGCTGTGTGGCAATTGGCAAAGATATTTTTGAGGCATTTGATTTGATTGATACCGTCAACAAATCCTGTGAGATATTTTTTATCTGTAAAAATGCCGGATTTGAACCCGAAGGACTTTCTGAAAAACAAATAAAGGAATTGATAAAAAGATTCAATCTCAAAGACTATGCCTGA